One segment of Pempheris klunzingeri isolate RE-2024b chromosome 20, fPemKlu1.hap1, whole genome shotgun sequence DNA contains the following:
- the pvalb9 gene encoding parvalbumin 9 — MSLTSILSSEAIENAVKDCQAPDSFCYKKFFQLCGLSSKTPQEVKDVFQILDDDNSGFIEESELKFFLQRFVPGARTLTDAETKSFISAADDDSDGKIGAEEFQSMVLS; from the exons ATGTCACTCACCTCCATCCTTTCATCTGAGGCCATTGAAAATGCTGTCAAGGACTGTCAAG CTCCGGACTCATTCTGCTACAAAAAGTTCTTCCAGCTTTGCGGCCTGTCCTCAAAGACGCCCCAGGAAGTCAAAGACGTCTTCCAGATCCTTGACGATGACAACAGCGGCTTCATTGAGGAGTCTGAGCTCAa gttctTCCTGCAGCGGTTTGTTCCCGGGGCGCGGACACTGACCGATGCAGAAACCAAGAGCTTCATctcagcagctgatgatgacAGTGATGGCAAAATTGGAGCAGAGG AATTCCAGTCTATGGTCCTGTCCTGA
- the pvalb3 gene encoding parvalbumin 3, whose product MAFAGILTEADITAALAACQAAESFKHKDFFAKVGLAAKSADEIKKAFAVIDQDKSGFIEEDELKLFLQNFSASARALTDAETKVFLKAGDSDGDGKIGVDEFAAMIKG is encoded by the exons ATGGCATTCGCAGGAATTCTCACCGAGGCTGACATCACTGCTGCCCTTGCAGCTTGCCAAG CTGCCGAATCTTTCAAGCACAAGGACTTCTTTGCTAAGGTCGGCCTGGCTGCCAAGAGCGCTGATGAAATCAAGAAGGCCTTCGCCGTCATTGACCAGGACAAGAGTGGCTTCATTGAGGAGGATGAGCTGAA GCTGTTCCTGCAGAACTTCTCTGCCAGTGCCAGAGCTCTGACCGACGCCGAGACCAAGGTGTTTCTCAAGGCCGGTGACTCCGATGGCGACGGCAAGATCGGAGTTGATG AGTTTGCAGCCATGATCAAGGGATAA